The following proteins are encoded in a genomic region of Pseudodesulfovibrio mercurii:
- the rpsB gene encoding 30S ribosomal protein S2: MAYVTMKQMLETGVHFGHQTRRWNPKMRPYIFGARNGIHIMDLQQTVKMFATAHDFIVDTVAKGGKVLFIGTKRQAQESVKAEAERSGMYYVTHRWMGGTLTNFQTIKKSIDRLKSLEQMFEDGSISRYTKKEAVGMNREVKKLNLALGGIKDMTEAPQAVFVIDPKREQIAIQECRKLGIPVVAVVDSNCDPDMVDYIIPGNDDAIRAIKLFATHMADACLEGGAMQKDYKAEAKAAAAAKEEAPVEQTATEEVAEAAAEEK; the protein is encoded by the coding sequence ATGGCTTACGTTACCATGAAGCAGATGCTGGAGACCGGCGTCCACTTCGGCCACCAGACCCGCCGTTGGAACCCCAAAATGCGCCCGTACATCTTCGGCGCCCGCAACGGCATCCACATCATGGACCTGCAGCAGACCGTCAAGATGTTTGCCACCGCCCATGACTTCATCGTCGACACCGTGGCCAAGGGCGGCAAGGTCCTGTTCATCGGCACCAAGCGCCAGGCCCAGGAATCCGTCAAGGCCGAGGCCGAGCGTTCCGGCATGTACTACGTCACCCACCGCTGGATGGGCGGCACCCTGACCAACTTCCAGACCATCAAGAAGTCCATCGACCGCCTCAAGTCCCTCGAGCAGATGTTCGAGGACGGCTCCATCTCCCGCTACACCAAGAAGGAAGCCGTGGGCATGAACCGCGAGGTCAAGAAGCTCAACCTGGCGCTCGGCGGCATCAAGGACATGACCGAGGCCCCGCAGGCCGTTTTCGTCATCGATCCCAAGCGCGAGCAGATCGCCATCCAGGAATGCCGCAAGCTCGGCATCCCGGTCGTGGCCGTGGTCGACTCCAACTGCGACCCGGACATGGTGGACTACATCATCCCGGGCAACGACGACGCCATCCGCGCCATCAAGCTGTTCGCCACCCACATGGCCGACGCCTGCCTCGAGGGCGGCGCCATGCAGAAGGACTACAAGGCCGAAGCCAAGGCTGCCGCTGCGGCCAAGGAAGAAGCTCCCGTCGAGCAAACCGCAACCGAAGAGGTGGCCGAGGCCGCTGCCGAGGAGAAATAA
- a CDS encoding SPL family radical SAM protein, with translation MTSLPAHLRRIGHVFVDESMTDTPVARRVRERLAEGGLDVPWTVVPPDQDRVVFDRGETQAVYLKEYKGRFLRFCPGTRAYHCCGYRIIHIGENCPMACSYCILQAYFQDRVLKVWANQDDLFRELADGFGADRETRFRVGTGEFTDSLALEHLTGYSRDLVHFLEDYDNVVLELKSKVVDLSWMDGTTRTDRVLPAWSLNAPFINEHEEFGVSTLTERLEAARTCAEAGFKVCLHFDPIIRFEGWREGYGEIIDRIFDYVRPEQIAYMSLGSFRCMPQLTPIIEDRFPETTYIYNEFVPGLDGKARLLRPLRVEQFKFMVDRLRAHGMEEQLYFCMESTQVWKEVFGYAPPDFGGLGKRLMNRAFGG, from the coding sequence ATGACTAGCCTGCCCGCCCACCTGCGCAGGATCGGCCACGTCTTCGTGGACGAATCCATGACCGATACCCCCGTGGCCCGCCGGGTGCGCGAGCGGCTGGCCGAGGGCGGTCTGGACGTCCCCTGGACCGTGGTCCCGCCCGATCAGGACCGCGTGGTCTTCGACCGGGGCGAAACCCAGGCCGTGTACCTCAAGGAGTACAAGGGGCGGTTCCTGCGCTTCTGCCCCGGCACCCGCGCCTACCACTGCTGCGGCTACCGCATCATCCACATCGGCGAGAACTGCCCCATGGCCTGCTCCTACTGCATCCTCCAGGCCTATTTCCAGGACCGGGTGCTCAAGGTCTGGGCCAACCAGGACGACCTGTTCCGCGAGCTGGCCGACGGCTTCGGCGCGGACCGCGAGACCCGCTTCCGGGTGGGCACGGGCGAGTTCACCGACTCCCTGGCCCTGGAGCACCTGACCGGCTACAGCCGCGACCTGGTCCATTTCCTGGAGGACTACGACAACGTGGTCCTGGAGCTGAAGTCCAAGGTGGTGGACCTGTCCTGGATGGACGGGACCACGCGCACGGACCGCGTCCTGCCCGCCTGGTCCCTGAACGCCCCGTTCATCAACGAGCACGAGGAGTTCGGCGTGTCCACGCTGACCGAGCGCCTGGAGGCGGCCAGGACCTGCGCCGAGGCGGGCTTCAAGGTCTGCCTGCACTTCGATCCGATCATCCGCTTCGAGGGCTGGCGCGAGGGGTACGGCGAGATCATCGACCGCATCTTCGACTACGTGCGGCCCGAGCAGATCGCCTACATGTCCCTCGGCTCCTTCCGCTGCATGCCCCAGCTGACCCCGATCATCGAGGACCGCTTCCCGGAGACCACCTACATTTATAATGAGTTCGTGCCCGGCCTGGACGGCAAGGCGCGCCTGCTCCGCCCCCTGCGCGTGGAGCAGTTCAAGTTCATGGTCGACCGGTTGCGCGCCCACGGCATGGAGGAGCAGCTCTACTTCTGCATGGAGTCCACCCAGGTCTGGAAGGAGGTCTTCGGCTACGCGCCCCCGGACTTCGGCGGCCTGGGCAAACGGCTCATGAACCGGGCGTTCGGCGGGTGA
- a CDS encoding elongation factor G, which yields MPDLKTQRTYALVGHGGSGKTTVAEMLLFNAGVVNRLGKVEEGSTVLDFEPEEIKRRGSIQPGFASFKWNKNDHFLIDTPGDSNFAGDLSYSLTAADGVVMVIDAVDGVKPLTRKVWGLVQDMGLPSMIVINKMDRDRADFDMAFHGISEALGARPVLLYYPIGSKENFKGVVDMMSGKALMFGADGAVTEGEVPGDIADEVETIRETMIENIAESDEELMEKYFEEGELAPEDITKGLQAGVASGELVPVVVAAALNCQGGQMILDTVQNLLPSPLDHKPWIGEDGGELPSSPDEPMACFVFKTQADPFAGQLTVVRVLAGQLSPDSQLVNTVNGEKERVGQLLVMNGKEQAPVKTPMGPGAIVTLAKLKNTHTGDTLVEKGEFKLAKPVVAPQLITFALAPEVKGDEDKVYAAVAKLLEEDITLTLGRDEESADILLSGMGQNHIEISVEKAKRRYKTAILLKTPKVPYRETFKTGAREIQGRHKKQSGGRGQFGDCWIHVAPRASGEGYEFVDQIVGGSIPRQFIPAVDKGVQETAARGVLAGFPVIDFQVTLYDGSYHNVDSSEMAFKVAGSLAFKKACEKAKMALLEPIMLVTVAVPDSFMGDVIGDLSSRRGKVLGSDSQAGITEVKANVPMAEMLRYAPDLNSMTGGQGTFFMEFAAYEECPPQETEKVIAAHKKATEE from the coding sequence ATGCCTGACCTCAAGACCCAAAGAACGTATGCACTCGTCGGTCACGGCGGTAGCGGCAAGACCACCGTCGCCGAGATGCTGCTTTTCAACGCGGGAGTTGTAAACCGCCTCGGCAAAGTCGAAGAGGGGAGCACCGTCCTCGACTTCGAGCCCGAGGAAATCAAGCGTCGCGGTTCGATTCAGCCCGGTTTCGCCAGCTTCAAGTGGAACAAGAACGACCACTTTCTCATCGACACCCCCGGCGACTCCAACTTCGCCGGAGATCTCTCCTACTCCCTCACCGCCGCCGACGGCGTGGTCATGGTCATCGACGCCGTGGACGGCGTCAAGCCGCTGACCCGCAAGGTTTGGGGCCTGGTTCAGGACATGGGCCTTCCGTCCATGATCGTCATCAACAAGATGGACCGTGACCGGGCCGACTTCGACATGGCCTTCCACGGCATCTCCGAGGCCCTGGGCGCGCGTCCGGTCCTGCTGTACTATCCCATCGGCTCCAAGGAGAATTTCAAGGGCGTGGTGGACATGATGTCCGGCAAGGCCCTGATGTTCGGCGCGGACGGCGCGGTCACCGAGGGCGAGGTCCCCGGCGACATCGCCGACGAGGTCGAGACCATCCGCGAGACCATGATCGAGAACATCGCCGAGAGCGATGAGGAGCTCATGGAGAAATATTTCGAGGAGGGCGAACTCGCCCCCGAGGACATCACCAAGGGCCTTCAGGCGGGCGTCGCGTCCGGCGAGCTGGTCCCGGTGGTGGTGGCCGCGGCCCTCAACTGCCAGGGCGGCCAGATGATCCTGGACACCGTCCAGAACCTGCTGCCCTCTCCCCTGGACCACAAGCCGTGGATCGGCGAGGACGGCGGCGAACTGCCGAGCTCCCCGGACGAGCCCATGGCCTGCTTCGTCTTCAAGACCCAGGCCGACCCCTTCGCGGGCCAGCTGACCGTGGTCCGCGTGCTGGCCGGCCAGCTCTCCCCCGACTCCCAGCTGGTCAACACCGTCAACGGCGAGAAGGAGCGCGTGGGCCAGCTGCTGGTCATGAACGGCAAGGAGCAGGCCCCGGTCAAGACCCCCATGGGTCCGGGCGCCATCGTCACCCTGGCCAAGCTCAAGAACACCCACACCGGCGACACCCTGGTGGAGAAGGGCGAGTTCAAGCTGGCCAAGCCCGTCGTGGCCCCGCAGCTGATCACCTTCGCCCTGGCCCCCGAGGTCAAGGGTGATGAGGACAAGGTCTACGCCGCCGTGGCCAAGCTGCTCGAGGAGGACATCACCCTGACGCTCGGCCGCGACGAGGAGTCCGCAGACATCCTGCTCTCGGGCATGGGCCAGAACCACATCGAGATCTCGGTCGAAAAGGCCAAGCGCCGCTACAAGACCGCCATCCTGCTCAAGACCCCCAAGGTCCCGTACCGCGAAACCTTCAAGACCGGCGCCCGCGAAATCCAGGGCCGCCACAAGAAGCAGTCCGGCGGCCGCGGCCAGTTCGGCGACTGCTGGATTCACGTGGCCCCCAGGGCTTCGGGCGAAGGCTATGAGTTCGTGGATCAGATCGTGGGCGGCTCCATCCCGCGCCAGTTCATCCCGGCCGTGGACAAGGGCGTCCAGGAGACCGCCGCGCGCGGCGTGCTCGCCGGGTTCCCGGTCATCGACTTCCAGGTGACCCTGTACGACGGCAGCTACCACAACGTGGACTCCTCGGAAATGGCCTTCAAGGTGGCCGGTTCCCTGGCCTTCAAGAAGGCCTGCGAAAAGGCCAAGATGGCCCTGCTCGAACCGATCATGCTGGTCACCGTGGCCGTGCCCGACTCGTTCATGGGCGACGTCATCGGCGACCTGTCGTCGCGGCGGGGCAAGGTGCTGGGCTCCGACTCCCAGGCGGGCATAACCGAGGTCAAGGCCAACGTGCCCATGGCCGAGATGCTGCGCTACGCCCCGGACCTCAACTCCATGACCGGCGGCCAGGGCACCTTCTTCATGGAGTTCGCCGCCTACGAGGAATGCCCGCCCCAGGAGACCGAAAAGGTCATCGCGGCCCACAAGAAGGCCACCGAAGAGTAG
- a CDS encoding lysophospholipid acyltransferase family protein: MFRRLFFIILLVPVTIWYSLKMLKVDRETATPEEYDRWGLAWGAAAVKLSGIRIEADLGEADPEGHYVFIGNHQSNLDIPVLFKVLRGNRIRFVAKKSLFEIPIYGKALAHAGHICIDRENRRAAMQSLNDAVEVAKGGISPVIFPEGTRNMDLSHLMDFKIGAMILALKAGLPVVPFVMTNTGRVMGKGQFFIDNRPVVRFKALPIIDPSRYNLKQREQFKEDLYAMMNTAYQELLAKG, from the coding sequence ATGTTTCGACGATTGTTCTTCATCATCCTGCTCGTGCCGGTAACCATCTGGTATTCCCTGAAGATGCTCAAGGTGGACCGGGAAACCGCCACGCCCGAGGAATACGACCGCTGGGGGCTGGCTTGGGGCGCGGCCGCCGTGAAGCTGTCCGGCATCCGCATCGAGGCGGACCTGGGCGAGGCCGACCCCGAGGGCCACTACGTGTTCATCGGCAACCACCAGTCCAACCTGGACATCCCGGTCCTGTTCAAGGTCCTCAGGGGCAACCGCATCCGCTTTGTGGCCAAGAAGTCCCTGTTCGAGATTCCCATCTACGGCAAGGCCCTGGCCCACGCCGGGCACATCTGCATCGACCGCGAGAACAGGCGGGCGGCCATGCAGTCCCTGAACGACGCCGTTGAGGTCGCCAAGGGCGGCATCTCCCCGGTCATCTTTCCCGAGGGCACGCGCAACATGGACCTGAGCCACCTGATGGACTTCAAGATCGGGGCCATGATCCTGGCCCTCAAGGCCGGGCTGCCCGTGGTTCCGTTCGTCATGACCAACACCGGCCGGGTCATGGGCAAGGGCCAGTTCTTCATCGACAACCGGCCCGTGGTCCGGTTCAAGGCCCTGCCGATCATCGACCCGTCCCGGTACAACCTGAAACAGCGCGAGCAGTTCAAGGAAGACCTGTACGCCATGATGAACACGGCCTACCAGGAACTGCTGGCAAAGGGGTAG
- a CDS encoding ribonuclease J has protein sequence MAGTSFTLYPLGGLGEIGMNCMLYRTEKSLVMVDCGLMFPEDYHFGVDVVIPCFDYVLRNKRQLNGIVLTHGHEDHIGALPWLLQNVDVPVYGSEFTLGLVENKLKEHDLDRWADLRPVRPYDRLLLGDFRFNFFPVCHSIIEGFGLGIETPAGRVVHTGDFKIDRNPLGGHATDLAAFRKFSDEGVRLMLSDSTNIGNEGFALTEREIKVSLREIFNTAKGRILVSLFSSHIQRIQEIFDLADAEGRKVAVSGKSLHRNIELALEQGHLKVPKGTFIELDALDEYGDSQLVLLVTGSQGEPLAALSRIAMGEHRQLSVRPDDLFILSSRFIPGNVKAINRVINNLYRLGAEVLYEKMHGIHASGHAHAGELTLMLQTVRPEYFIPVHGEYRHLVKHRRLAIDCGVDEDKAMVVENGQPVTFFEDGSVEMMPRIAADKILVDGKGVGDVGQSVLKERQLLAGEGMVIVVLVVDEASGEISMGPDIMSKGFVFEQQYMHLLDDAKCIVLDVHENIAPGDTAKLKERIRSALRRFFRKVLGRDPVVVPLVISI, from the coding sequence ATGGCCGGAACGTCCTTCACCCTCTACCCGCTGGGCGGGCTCGGCGAGATCGGCATGAACTGCATGCTCTACCGGACCGAGAAATCCCTGGTCATGGTGGACTGCGGGCTCATGTTCCCGGAAGACTACCACTTCGGCGTGGACGTGGTCATTCCCTGCTTCGACTACGTGCTGCGCAACAAGCGCCAGCTCAACGGCATCGTCCTGACCCACGGGCACGAGGACCACATCGGCGCGCTGCCCTGGCTCCTGCAGAACGTGGACGTGCCGGTCTACGGCTCGGAGTTCACCCTCGGCCTGGTGGAGAACAAGCTCAAGGAGCACGACCTGGACCGCTGGGCCGACCTGCGGCCCGTGCGTCCCTACGACCGCCTCCTGCTCGGCGACTTCCGCTTCAATTTCTTCCCGGTCTGCCACTCCATCATCGAGGGGTTCGGCCTGGGCATCGAGACCCCGGCGGGCCGGGTGGTCCACACCGGCGACTTCAAGATCGACCGCAACCCCCTCGGCGGCCACGCCACGGACCTGGCCGCGTTCCGCAAGTTTTCGGACGAGGGCGTGCGCCTCATGCTCTCGGACTCCACCAACATCGGCAACGAGGGGTTCGCCCTGACCGAGCGCGAGATCAAGGTCTCCCTGCGCGAGATATTCAACACGGCCAAGGGGCGCATCCTGGTCTCCCTCTTTTCGAGCCACATCCAGCGCATCCAGGAAATTTTCGACCTGGCCGACGCCGAAGGGCGCAAGGTGGCCGTGTCCGGCAAGTCCCTGCACCGCAACATCGAGCTGGCCCTGGAGCAGGGCCATCTCAAGGTGCCCAAGGGCACGTTCATCGAGCTGGACGCCCTGGACGAATACGGCGATTCCCAACTGGTCCTGCTGGTCACCGGAAGCCAGGGCGAACCCCTGGCGGCCCTGTCGCGCATCGCCATGGGCGAGCACCGGCAGCTGTCTGTGCGGCCCGACGACCTGTTCATCCTCTCCTCGCGGTTCATTCCCGGCAACGTCAAGGCCATCAACCGGGTCATCAACAACCTCTACCGCCTCGGGGCCGAGGTCCTGTACGAGAAGATGCACGGCATCCACGCCTCGGGCCACGCCCATGCGGGCGAACTGACCCTCATGCTCCAGACCGTGCGGCCCGAATATTTCATCCCCGTGCACGGCGAGTACCGCCACCTGGTCAAGCACCGGCGGCTGGCCATCGACTGCGGCGTGGACGAGGACAAGGCCATGGTGGTGGAGAACGGCCAGCCCGTGACCTTTTTCGAGGACGGGTCCGTGGAGATGATGCCGCGCATCGCGGCGGACAAGATCCTGGTGGACGGCAAGGGCGTGGGCGACGTGGGCCAGAGCGTGCTCAAGGAGCGCCAGCTGCTGGCGGGCGAGGGCATGGTCATCGTGGTCCTGGTGGTGGACGAAGCCTCGGGCGAAATCTCCATGGGCCCGGACATCATGAGCAAGGGGTTCGTCTTCGAGCAGCAGTACATGCACCTGCTGGACGACGCCAAGTGCATCGTTCTGGACGTGCACGAGAACATCGCGCCCGGCGACACGGCCAAGCTCAAGGAACGCATCCGCTCGGCCCTGCGCCGCTTCTTCCGCAAGGTGCTCGGCCGCGACCCGGTGGTCGTGCCCCTGGTCATTTCCATCTAG
- a CDS encoding serine dehydratase subunit alpha family protein — MQFTVKDVLSIQVAPALGCTEPVAIALGAAAAVSLLPGKHFDRLEVAVDPNVYKNGLAVSIPGAGGLSGLDTAAALGAAGGDPSLRLEVLQTVTEEDVRTAKRALAEGRVDVTLIKDHQGLLIRAKAVSGDQVAESVIEGLHDNIVSLTLNGKPVESPLIRTRPDGAPSPVAAMEAWLKTLTLNELMALTDELDEDDYAFLQEGVDVNMRLAEQGLKYGLGLGVGKTLERLCRQGLIKKDMMLAARILASAAADARMSGASLPAMSSAGSGNHGLTAILPIWAVKDYVEGVEIKAVLEAVALSHIVTAFVKAHTGRLSAICGCSVAAGAGATAGITFLLGGDAHHIAGAIKNLMEDLAGIICDGAKTGCALKLATAAGTAVQAALFSLQGVNVHHTDGIIGLSSEDTMRNVGTLAVDGMIQTDQTILQIMLDKRFSDV; from the coding sequence ATGCAGTTCACGGTCAAGGACGTTCTCTCCATCCAGGTCGCCCCGGCGCTCGGCTGCACCGAGCCCGTGGCCATCGCCCTGGGCGCGGCGGCCGCCGTGTCCCTGCTCCCCGGCAAGCATTTCGACCGCCTCGAGGTGGCCGTGGACCCCAACGTCTACAAGAACGGCCTGGCCGTCTCCATCCCCGGCGCGGGCGGCCTGTCCGGTCTGGACACCGCCGCCGCCCTGGGCGCGGCGGGCGGCGACCCGTCCCTGCGCCTTGAGGTCCTCCAGACCGTGACCGAAGAGGACGTCAGGACCGCCAAGCGGGCCCTGGCCGAGGGCCGGGTGGACGTCACCCTGATCAAGGACCACCAGGGGCTGCTCATCCGCGCCAAGGCCGTGTCCGGCGACCAGGTGGCCGAGTCGGTCATCGAGGGGCTGCACGACAACATCGTCTCCCTGACCCTGAACGGCAAGCCCGTGGAGAGCCCGCTCATCCGCACCCGGCCCGACGGCGCGCCCTCCCCGGTGGCGGCCATGGAGGCCTGGCTCAAGACCCTGACGCTGAACGAGCTCATGGCCCTGACCGACGAACTGGACGAGGACGACTACGCCTTTCTCCAAGAGGGCGTGGACGTGAACATGCGTCTGGCCGAACAGGGGCTGAAGTACGGCCTGGGGCTGGGCGTGGGCAAGACCCTGGAACGGCTCTGCCGCCAGGGCCTCATCAAGAAGGACATGATGCTGGCCGCGCGCATCCTGGCCTCGGCCGCGGCCGACGCGCGCATGTCCGGCGCGTCCCTGCCCGCCATGTCCTCGGCCGGGTCCGGCAACCACGGCCTGACCGCCATCCTGCCCATCTGGGCGGTCAAGGACTACGTCGAGGGCGTGGAGATCAAGGCCGTGCTCGAGGCCGTGGCCCTCTCCCACATCGTCACCGCCTTCGTCAAGGCGCACACCGGCCGCCTGTCCGCCATCTGCGGCTGCTCCGTGGCCGCCGGGGCCGGAGCCACGGCGGGCATCACCTTCCTCCTGGGCGGCGACGCCCACCACATCGCCGGGGCCATCAAGAACCTCATGGAGGACCTGGCCGGGATCATCTGCGACGGGGCCAAGACCGGCTGCGCCCTCAAGCTCGCCACGGCGGCGGGCACGGCGGTCCAGGCCGCCCTCTTCTCCCTCCAGGGCGTCAACGTCCACCACACCGACGGGATCATCGGGTTGTCGTCCGAGGACACCATGCGGAACGTCGGGACCCTGGCCGTGGACGGCATGATCCAGACGGATCAGACCATCTTGCAGATCATGTTGGATAAGCGGTTCTCGGACGTGTAG
- a CDS encoding chloride channel protein, whose translation MAPDRSEPLFLKLRRPNIRFLFLAIIIGGLAGYGAVLFKLILKYMQWVFYRNTGDWLTFAATVPLWMKIAMPVAGGLVVGLVVSFFASEAKGHGVPEVMQAIALRGGRIRKRVAAAKIFASAVTIGSGGSVGREGPMVQIGASIGSSVGQIFKIPRVHMKTMVGCGAAAGIAATFNAPIAGVLFALEIIIGDFGVMQFSPVVLSSVMATAISRYYFGDFPHFNIPAYSIVSLWEYLFYPVLGVITGLVALSFTNTLYWLEDRFDALPVPDWSKPALGGVVLGGIFAVWPQVFGVGYGAMNAALIDQTPFQLMFVLIFVKIAASSVTLGSGGSGGIFAPSLFMGCMTGGAFGHVVHWLLPAYTATPGAYALVAMGGLVAGTTYAPITAILIIFEMTSDYSIILPLMLTCITATVMNSTIQRASIYTTKLLRRGIDIEAGRERHLLSHMLVKEVMVRDFVTIPRTMTLTSIIWTFKTQNAPYLHVVDEEDRLTGIISFRDLRAVLNEEGLGDLLIAEDLATKNPVTVTTDDTLQDALDRITDRGVSQLPVLSTGREPRLVGTLTELAIDAAYNSATVKAEIAEDEERMAS comes from the coding sequence ATGGCCCCTGACCGAAGCGAACCCCTCTTTCTCAAGCTCAGACGCCCCAACATCCGATTTCTGTTCCTGGCCATCATCATCGGCGGACTGGCCGGGTACGGGGCGGTCCTGTTCAAGCTGATCCTCAAGTACATGCAGTGGGTCTTCTACCGGAACACCGGGGACTGGCTGACCTTCGCCGCCACCGTCCCGCTGTGGATGAAGATCGCCATGCCCGTGGCGGGCGGCCTGGTGGTCGGCCTGGTGGTCAGCTTCTTCGCCTCCGAGGCCAAGGGGCACGGCGTGCCCGAAGTCATGCAGGCCATCGCGCTCAGGGGCGGGCGCATCCGAAAAAGGGTGGCCGCCGCCAAGATCTTCGCCTCGGCCGTGACCATCGGTTCGGGCGGGTCCGTGGGCCGCGAGGGGCCCATGGTCCAGATCGGGGCGTCCATCGGCTCGTCCGTGGGCCAGATATTCAAGATTCCGCGCGTGCACATGAAGACCATGGTCGGCTGCGGAGCGGCTGCGGGCATCGCGGCCACCTTCAACGCGCCCATCGCCGGGGTGCTCTTCGCCCTGGAGATCATCATCGGCGATTTCGGGGTCATGCAGTTCTCGCCCGTGGTCCTGTCCTCGGTCATGGCCACGGCCATTTCCCGCTACTATTTCGGCGACTTTCCGCATTTCAACATCCCAGCCTATTCCATCGTCTCCCTGTGGGAGTACCTCTTCTACCCAGTGCTCGGCGTGATCACGGGACTGGTCGCCCTGTCCTTCACCAACACCCTGTACTGGCTGGAGGACCGCTTCGACGCGCTGCCCGTGCCGGATTGGAGCAAGCCCGCCCTGGGCGGGGTCGTGCTCGGGGGCATCTTCGCGGTCTGGCCCCAGGTCTTCGGCGTGGGCTACGGGGCCATGAACGCGGCGCTCATCGACCAGACCCCGTTCCAGCTCATGTTCGTGCTCATCTTCGTCAAGATCGCGGCCTCCAGCGTGACGCTCGGCTCGGGCGGGTCGGGCGGCATCTTCGCACCCAGCCTGTTCATGGGCTGCATGACCGGCGGGGCCTTCGGCCACGTGGTCCACTGGCTGCTGCCCGCCTACACGGCCACGCCCGGGGCCTACGCCCTGGTGGCCATGGGCGGCCTGGTGGCGGGCACCACCTACGCGCCCATCACCGCCATCCTGATCATCTTCGAGATGACCTCGGACTATTCCATCATCCTGCCGCTCATGCTGACATGCATCACGGCCACGGTCATGAACTCGACCATCCAGCGGGCGTCCATCTACACCACCAAGCTGCTTCGGCGCGGCATCGACATCGAGGCGGGCCGCGAGCGGCACCTGCTCTCGCACATGCTGGTCAAGGAGGTCATGGTCCGCGACTTCGTGACGATTCCCCGGACCATGACCCTGACGAGCATCATCTGGACCTTCAAGACCCAGAACGCGCCCTACCTGCACGTGGTGGACGAGGAGGACCGGCTGACCGGGATCATCTCCTTCCGCGACCTGCGGGCCGTGCTCAACGAGGAGGGGCTGGGCGACCTGCTCATCGCCGAGGACCTGGCCACCAAGAACCCCGTGACCGTGACCACGGACGACACCCTGCAGGACGCCCTGGACCGGATCACGGACCGGGGCGTGTCCCAGCTGCCGGTGCTCTCTACCGGACGGGAGCCTAGGCTGGTGGGCACCCTGACAGAGCTGGCCATCGACGCGGCCTACAACTCGGCCACGGTCAAGGCCGAGATCGCCGAGGACGAGGAGCGGATGGCGTCCTAG
- a CDS encoding rhodanese-like domain-containing protein, whose translation MRDQVSHYENKLRWEMDSWDLNQARENGENVVVIDARGGSAYAAEHIPGAVGLPHREMSADATAGFDRQALYVIYCDGIGCNASTKGALNMTRLGFRVKELIGGLDWWRRDGYPTAKGAGAPGIGCAC comes from the coding sequence ATGCGGGACCAAGTGAGCCACTACGAGAACAAGCTGCGCTGGGAGATGGATTCCTGGGACCTGAACCAGGCCCGTGAAAACGGAGAGAACGTCGTGGTCATCGACGCGCGCGGGGGCTCGGCCTACGCGGCCGAACACATCCCCGGCGCGGTCGGCCTGCCCCACCGGGAGATGAGCGCGGACGCCACCGCCGGATTCGACCGCCAGGCGCTCTACGTGATCTACTGCGACGGCATCGGCTGCAACGCCTCCACCAAGGGGGCCCTGAACATGACCCGCCTGGGCTTTCGGGTGAAGGAACTCATCGGCGGCCTCGACTGGTGGCGGCGCGACGGCTACCCCACGGCAAAGGGCGCAGGCGCACCCGGCATAGGCTGCGCCTGTTGA
- a CDS encoding YhcH/YjgK/YiaL family protein, protein MILDVLDNADRYAALNPRFPAAFAFLRRPDLADLPVGRIDLEDGLYAVVAKGPGRSPGDALIETHDLYIDLAYVIAGTDRIGWKARRDLGPAAEAPDPRADVAFYADPPTHWTDVAPGMIAAYFPEDAHMPMISDNEIHKIIMKVRV, encoded by the coding sequence ATGATCCTGGACGTCCTCGACAACGCGGACCGCTACGCGGCCCTGAACCCCCGCTTCCCCGCCGCCTTCGCCTTCCTGCGCAGGCCGGACCTGGCCGACCTGCCCGTGGGCCGGATCGACCTTGAGGACGGCCTGTACGCGGTGGTGGCCAAAGGACCGGGCCGCAGCCCCGGGGACGCGCTCATCGAAACCCACGACCTGTACATCGACCTGGCCTACGTCATCGCCGGCACGGACAGGATCGGCTGGAAGGCGCGACGCGACCTCGGCCCGGCGGCCGAGGCCCCGGACCCGCGCGCCGACGTGGCCTTCTACGCGGACCCGCCCACCCACTGGACCGACGTCGCGCCCGGCATGATCGCCGCCTACTTCCCGGAGGACGCGCACATGCCCATGATCTCGGACAACGAGATTCACAAGATCATCATGAAGGTCCGCGTTTAG